In Candidatus Saccharimonadia bacterium, a single genomic region encodes these proteins:
- a CDS encoding GspE/PulE family protein: MDPTQRDQIETATEGFAAQLGMPYFDTRRPIDIKPLIGKLTLVGMQAYGIVPLALEGNKITIGTSEETDRAQLESLRHRMAGYSVEFVFISQFGWNRLFNRYSIAENDTILDSGDFSGITQELLNTEPKFMFEPLAQLAYQLGASDIHVEPAEHDARIRFRIDGTLHPITTLPRDRYDLFASDLQMRAGVKWGGDEPQGGRVSLNVINNDGDSTQLNMRLETIPSLHGEDVVIRLFNLSIKYLTLKNLQLSPHHLEVLMRCVAHPRGMVMAVGPTGSGKTSTLYSIMNELNNPETKIVTLEDPIEYELNGISQVPVRSDNQQLFMEKLRAVLREDPNIIMIGEIRDADTAKTALQAALTGHLVLSTFHATNASAAVSRLMDMIGENPLLASSVKLIMAQRLVRRLCDACKQSIDPTKEELAQIKAAIDGLPEDSHPTLEGLKLYQAVGCKVCHHFGYQGRINILEQLEITPKMEELIAKGTAATTEAIEQAAVKEGMITILQDGIIKALQGQTTLEEVFVQVGE, encoded by the coding sequence ATGGATCCAACCCAGCGCGATCAAATCGAAACCGCTACCGAGGGCTTTGCCGCCCAGCTTGGCATGCCCTACTTCGATACCCGCCGACCCATCGACATCAAACCACTCATCGGCAAGCTCACGCTCGTGGGTATGCAAGCCTATGGCATCGTGCCGCTCGCCCTCGAAGGCAACAAAATCACCATCGGCACCAGCGAAGAAACCGACCGCGCCCAGCTCGAATCCCTGCGGCATCGCATGGCCGGCTACAGCGTTGAATTTGTGTTCATTTCACAATTTGGCTGGAACCGTCTCTTCAACCGCTACTCCATCGCCGAAAACGACACCATACTCGACAGCGGCGATTTTTCGGGTATCACGCAGGAACTCCTCAACACCGAGCCAAAATTCATGTTCGAGCCCCTCGCTCAGCTCGCCTACCAGCTCGGCGCCTCCGACATTCACGTCGAGCCCGCCGAACACGACGCACGCATTCGCTTCCGCATCGACGGCACGCTCCATCCCATCACCACGCTCCCGCGCGACCGCTACGACCTCTTCGCCTCCGATCTCCAAATGCGCGCCGGCGTCAAATGGGGCGGCGACGAACCCCAGGGCGGCCGCGTCAGCCTCAACGTCATCAACAACGACGGCGATTCCACCCAGCTCAACATGCGCCTCGAAACCATTCCCTCACTCCACGGCGAAGACGTCGTTATTCGCCTCTTCAACCTCTCGATCAAGTATCTAACGTTGAAAAATTTACAACTTTCTCCCCATCATCTCGAAGTCCTCATGCGCTGCGTCGCCCATCCGCGGGGCATGGTAATGGCGGTAGGGCCAACCGGATCAGGCAAAACCTCCACGCTCTACTCCATCATGAACGAGCTCAATAACCCCGAAACCAAGATCGTTACCCTCGAAGATCCCATCGAATACGAACTCAACGGCATCTCTCAGGTTCCTGTACGCTCCGACAACCAGCAGCTCTTTATGGAAAAGCTCCGCGCCGTCCTGCGCGAAGACCCCAACATCATCATGATCGGCGAAATCCGCGACGCCGACACCGCCAAAACCGCCCTCCAAGCCGCGCTCACCGGCCACCTCGTGCTCTCCACCTTCCACGCCACCAACGCCTCAGCCGCCGTGTCTCGCCTCATGGATATGATCGGCGAAAACCCGCTGCTCGCATCGTCGGTCAAACTCATCATGGCCCAGCGCCTGGTCCGCCGCCTCTGCGACGCCTGCAAACAATCCATTGATCCCACCAAAGAAGAGTTGGCCCAAATCAAAGCCGCCATCGACGGCCTCCCCGAGGACAGCCATCCCACCCTCGAAGGCCTCAAACTTTATCAGGCTGTCGGCTGCAAAGTCTGCCATCATTTCGGCTACCAGGGCCGCATCAACATCCTCGAACAGCTCGAAATCACCCCCAAAATGGAGGAGCTCATTGCCAAAGGCACCGCTGCCACCACCGAAGCCATCGAGCAAGCCGCCGTCAAAGAAGGCATGATAACCATACTCCAAGACGGCATTATTAAAGCTCTGCAAGGCCAAACCACCCTCGAAGAGGTGTTCGTGCAAGTCGGTGAGTAA